The DNA sequence AGCCGATACCATGACACGGCCATCCCGCTTCTCCTTTGGTATATTTGCAAAATACAGCTCACTGATCTCCTCTGATAGATCAGCAATACCTGTAATATCGTCATAAGTCTCTGTCGGAAGTCCCATCATAAAATACAGTTTGACCTTATTCCAGCCGCCAAGGAACGCCTGTAACGAACCGTTTAATATATTCTCTTTCGTCAGACCTTTATTTATAACATTTCTTAATCGTTGTGTTCCGGCTTCCGGTGCAAATGTCAGGGAATTCTTCTTGATATCCTGAATCTTTTGCATAACATCAAGGGAAAATGCATCGATTCTGAGAGATGGCAGGGAGATATTGACATGATTGTTGTCCATCTTCTCGATCAGACAGTCCGTAAGCTCAGGAAGTGACTGATAATCACTGGAACTAAGCGAACTGAAGGTAATCTCCTCCTGACCGGTATTGTCTAACATAGCCTCTGCATAATGCTTCAGTACGTTTACATCCTTCGGTCTGGTCGGACGATAGATCATACCCGCCTGACAGAACCGACATCCACGGATACAGCCACGCATGATCTCTAATACAACACGGTCCTGTGTAACCTTCATATAAGAAACAACCGGCTTCTCCGGATAGACAGCAGATGACATATCCGTAACTACCTGCTTAAGGATCGTCTTTGGAACCTCTTCGTATTTTGGTCCAAAGGATGCGATCGTTCCATCCTCATGATAAGTGACATCATAAAGAGCCGGCACATAAAGCCCCGGAATCTGTGACACCTTGATCAGGAATTCTTCTCTTGTCATATCGGAATGTTTATAGATCTTATATAATTCGATCAGATCACCATACACCGTCTCGCCCTCTCCGATATAAAAAATATCAAAGAAATCAGCGATCGGTTCCGGATTGTAAGAACAGGGACCTCCTCCGATCACGATCGGATCCCCTTTTTTCCGGTCCTTCGACCAGATCGGTATCTCAGCCAGATCAAGCACCTGTAAAATATTCGTATAACACATCTCATACTGAAGAGTGATTCCAAGAAAATCAAACTCTTTTAAAGGATCTTGAGATTCCAGGGCAAATAACGGAATGTGCTGTTCTTTCATAACTTTATGCAGATCCGGCCACGGAGAATAGACACGTTCACACCAGGTATCTTCTCTCCGGTTGAACATGTCATATAAAATCTGGATGCCGAGATGGGACATTCCGATCTCGTACACATCCGGGAAACACATGCAAAATCTGACATCGACTTGTTCCTTGTCCTTCATGACACTGTTATATTCCCCTCCGATATATCTGGCAGGTTTTTCGATACTCATTAAAATCTCATCTGATAATGCAAGCTTTCTCATTTTGTTCTCCGTTATTTATATTAGTTCTTGAAACTGTGGATAGGCGCAGGGATTCTGCCTCCACGGTTAATAAATTTTTCACATGAAAACCGGTTGACCGGCATGATCGGCGCATAGCCAAGCAGTCCACCAAATTCAGCCTGATCACCAACACCCTTACCGATAACAGGGATCAGACGTACAGCCGTTGTCTTCTGATTGATCATACCGAGTGCCATCTCATCTGCAATGATACCGGAAATGGTAGCTGCTGATGTATCACCGGGAATTGCGATCATATCAAGTCCAACTGAACATACACAGGTCATTGCCTCTAATTTCTCAAGGGAAAGTGCTCCTGCTGATACAGCATCTATCATACGCTGATCTTCGCTGACAGGGATAAATGCACCGCTTAAACCACCAACATAAGAAGAAGCCATAACACCGCCCTTCTTTACCTGATCATTTAATAAGGCAAGTGCTGCTGTAGTTCCCGGAGCACCGGCATATTCCAGACCGATCTCCTCAAGGATCTCACCGACACTGTCTCCGATTGCAGGTGTAGGTGCAAGTGACAGATCTACGATACCAAA is a window from the Lachnospiraceae bacterium GAM79 genome containing:
- a CDS encoding TIGR03960 family B12-binding radical SAM protein, which encodes MRKLALSDEILMSIEKPARYIGGEYNSVMKDKEQVDVRFCMCFPDVYEIGMSHLGIQILYDMFNRREDTWCERVYSPWPDLHKVMKEQHIPLFALESQDPLKEFDFLGITLQYEMCYTNILQVLDLAEIPIWSKDRKKGDPIVIGGGPCSYNPEPIADFFDIFYIGEGETVYGDLIELYKIYKHSDMTREEFLIKVSQIPGLYVPALYDVTYHEDGTIASFGPKYEEVPKTILKQVVTDMSSAVYPEKPVVSYMKVTQDRVVLEIMRGCIRGCRFCQAGMIYRPTRPKDVNVLKHYAEAMLDNTGQEEITFSSLSSSDYQSLPELTDCLIEKMDNNHVNISLPSLRIDAFSLDVMQKIQDIKKNSLTFAPEAGTQRLRNVINKGLTKENILNGSLQAFLGGWNKVKLYFMMGLPTETYDDITGIADLSEEISELYFANIPKEKRDGRVMVSASASYFVPKPFTPFQWAPMITPEEFQKRAYFVKDKFREAKNHKSLKFAYHEADITILEGLLARGDRKLCQVIYDVYQSGQIFDAWTEYFDKSNWDNALEKNHIDIGFYTYRDRSVDEILPWDFIDIGVTRKFMEKEWERAQAEVVTPNCRMQCSGCGAAKFGGGVCFENKN